A window of Campylobacter ureolyticus contains these coding sequences:
- a CDS encoding WYL domain-containing protein codes for MESFRIMVTKTTEILLFLQEISSGREINLNYYALSRGLSERTLRRYVSDIRAVFGEEFIEKLGSGNYVCKNKEFYKAFIIPYQKADDTEKLIELLHTINPGFSDFLPPEHKKLGVKLARELGDIFLIKGSPHEESPNLKIFLSVKRAVKFRRYVSFNYEGVWFNDVKFLKIIYSKGNWQVAMIDEKESINNGFRVIRLNFIDEIMLSEKTFHTDFEALKFIQNFESFWDGYKVKSYLCEVFVNDEVLKYFKKKKFFGSQKITEKKDINGFTKIEFMITSDDMILMLARRFFPNFIIRTPKSAKVKFDEMIKKYLNFFKI; via the coding sequence GTGGAAAGTTTTAGGATTATGGTAACAAAAACAACTGAAATTTTGCTATTTTTGCAAGAAATTTCATCAGGGCGTGAGATAAATTTAAACTATTACGCCCTAAGTAGAGGACTTAGTGAGCGTACTTTAAGACGTTATGTTAGTGATATAAGAGCGGTTTTTGGAGAAGAATTTATAGAAAAACTTGGAAGCGGAAATTATGTGTGTAAAAATAAAGAATTTTACAAAGCTTTTATAATTCCGTATCAAAAAGCAGATGATACTGAAAAATTAATCGAGCTTTTACATACGATAAATCCTGGTTTTTCAGACTTTTTACCGCCCGAGCATAAAAAACTTGGTGTTAAACTCGCAAGAGAACTTGGTGATATTTTTCTTATAAAAGGAAGTCCGCACGAAGAAAGCCCAAATCTAAAAATATTTTTAAGTGTTAAAAGAGCTGTTAAATTTAGAAGATATGTGAGTTTTAATTATGAAGGTGTTTGGTTTAATGATGTTAAATTTTTAAAAATTATCTATTCAAAAGGTAATTGGCAAGTTGCAATGATTGATGAAAAAGAGTCTATAAACAATGGATTTAGGGTAATTAGGCTCAATTTTATAGATGAGATAATGCTAAGTGAAAAAACTTTTCATACTGATTTTGAAGCCTTGAAATTTATACAAAACTTTGAAAGTTTTTGGGATGGATATAAAGTAAAGTCTTATTTGTGCGAGGTTTTTGTCAACGATGAGGTTTTGAAATATTTTAAGAAAAAGAAATTTTTTGGGTCGCAAAAAATTACTGAAAAAAAGGATATTAATGGCTTTACAAAAATTGAATTTATGATAACAAGCGATGACATGATTTTAATGCTTGCAAGACGTTTTTTTCCTAATTTTATTATAAGAACTCCTAAAAGTGCGAAAGTTAAATTTGATGAGATGATAAAAAAGTATTTAAATTTTTTTAAAATTTAA
- a CDS encoding CRISPR-associated endoribonuclease Cas6 — MTIKFSALEKELEEIVAVSLLKNDLRLGEIRLVDTSVNLSDHNTNKTEINFNGYVVCNVKSLLNKKIYLEPQDSRHLEIMKNNLLQKYETFYGKKYNEKCEITLLSQDFENYKKFYYGNNVNYMKAWLATWNIKASNELINLALSTGLGAGVMSYGCGFVEEIKA; from the coding sequence TTGACAATTAAATTTAGTGCTTTGGAAAAAGAACTTGAAGAAATAGTAGCCGTATCGCTACTAAAAAATGACTTAAGACTCGGAGAAATTCGTCTTGTTGATACCTCTGTAAATTTAAGTGATCACAACACAAATAAAACTGAGATAAATTTTAATGGATATGTAGTTTGTAATGTAAAAAGCCTCTTAAATAAAAAAATCTATCTTGAACCGCAAGACTCCAGACATCTTGAGATAATGAAAAACAACCTACTTCAAAAATACGAAACTTTTTATGGTAAAAAATACAACGAAAAGTGTGAGATAACTCTACTTTCACAAGACTTTGAAAATTACAAAAAATTCTACTATGGAAATAATGTAAATTATATGAAAGCTTGGCTTGCAACTTGGAATATAAAAGCCAGTAACGAGCTTATAAATTTAGCACTATCTACGGGTCTTGGAGCAGGAGTAATGAGTTATGGATGTGGATTTGTAGAAGAAATTAAAGCCTAG